A single genomic interval of Nomascus leucogenys isolate Asia chromosome 3, Asia_NLE_v1, whole genome shotgun sequence harbors:
- the SMIM8 gene encoding small integral membrane protein 8, protein MSSAPEPPTFKKEPPKEKDFQSPGLRGVRTTTLFRAVNPELFIKPNKPVMAFGLVTLSLCVAYIGYLHATQENKKDLCEAIDSEGHSYMRWKTSKWD, encoded by the exons ATGTCTTCAGCACCTGAGCCTCCAACATTCAAAAAGGAACCACCCAAAGAGAAAGACTTTCAAAGCCCAGGGCTCAGAGGGGTGCGCACAACAACCTTATTTCGTGCTGTGAATCCAGAGCTCTTCATTAAACCT aacAAACCTGTAATGGCTTTCGGATTGGTAACTCTTTCACTTTGCGTGGCATATATTGGTTACCTACATGCAACACAAGAGAATAAAAAGGACCTCTGTGAAGCTATTGATAGTGAGGGGCACAGTTATATGAGGTGGAAAACATCCAAATGGGATTAG